The following are encoded in a window of Psychrobacter sp. P11F6 genomic DNA:
- a CDS encoding GNAT family N-acetyltransferase gives MPTLSQILPNNYEKKIADTVYGLRKIQYPDDMPLIYDWMHKEHVIPQWQLNEPMPKLLAYYEKMIVDDHQRLYFITINGRAVGYIEVYEAARDRVRLYYDIEAADMGFHILLGETDVVGKGYAKPIIRCLTDFIFQNSRARKVIVEPDSKNKPMSKILNALSYEPQGELDMPEKVAMLYFCYRDTFYNAQNTSPVSA, from the coding sequence ATGCCAACCCTATCGCAAATATTGCCAAATAATTATGAAAAAAAAATAGCGGACACAGTATATGGACTAAGGAAAATTCAATACCCCGACGATATGCCACTGATATATGACTGGATGCATAAAGAACACGTTATCCCGCAATGGCAATTAAATGAGCCGATGCCTAAACTACTGGCCTACTATGAAAAGATGATTGTAGACGACCATCAAAGGCTTTATTTCATAACGATAAATGGTAGGGCTGTGGGGTACATTGAAGTGTATGAAGCGGCCCGAGATCGTGTCCGTTTATATTATGATATTGAGGCGGCAGATATGGGCTTTCATATCCTACTAGGAGAAACGGACGTCGTCGGTAAAGGCTATGCTAAACCCATTATACGGTGCCTAACGGATTTTATATTCCAAAACAGTCGCGCTCGTAAAGTTATCGTAGAGCCTGATAGCAAGAATAAACCCATGTCGAAGATCTTGAACGCTTTGTCTTATGAGCCTCAAGGTGAGCTTGATATGCCCGAAAAAGTGGCAATGTTATATTTTTGTTACCGGGACACTTTCTATAACGCTCAAAATACGTCACCGGTAAGCGCTTAA
- a CDS encoding MATE family efflux transporter, with product MTNSTIIKPILKLAIPLILIQLCQASLGIVDAMVAGQYNYKDLAAVGLGSAIWTPVFLFFTGVLYVFVPKFAALNNTVDTNNADANNIYHGNTHIAAQKLFLHAKNVAFWLSIIGFVIIELLAFSVTWFIQDDEVSLITRNYLMFVGLGMPGIIHMLMYRITGEGNSTLKPIVLVSFLLVIMNACLNVIFIHGFLGFPEMGGMGCGLATAVSGYIACMFLKKQITQQLPWVASAGHSVSGNNVSVDKQDSKRLLIEGLPIGFSFLLEVMALTVLAFLISTYSIRHIAAHQIVLNITLIAFMIPVAIANATTIRIAYFNGIADASNAAKVAIFTLLVTVVYATIMAALLVVYDDKIVGYFTNDDGVKEIATILMTYGAAFQFFSAMQMLISGVLRGFEDFVKPLLVILINYWLFIVPVVILSIKFNWIMRLRVEDIWLLMVVGLAVSSFVLAIVCRRKFKHIQLGS from the coding sequence ATGACAAACTCTACCATCATTAAACCTATTTTAAAGCTTGCTATTCCATTGATACTCATACAGCTTTGCCAAGCCTCGCTCGGTATCGTTGATGCGATGGTTGCTGGACAATATAATTATAAAGATCTAGCCGCCGTGGGTTTAGGCAGTGCCATATGGACACCTGTCTTTCTTTTTTTTACGGGTGTGTTATATGTCTTTGTTCCTAAATTTGCCGCCCTTAACAATACTGTTGATACCAATAACGCCGATGCCAATAACATTTATCACGGCAATACACATATAGCGGCTCAAAAGCTCTTTTTACATGCCAAAAACGTTGCTTTTTGGCTGTCTATTATTGGATTCGTAATCATTGAACTATTAGCCTTTTCAGTCACTTGGTTTATTCAAGATGACGAGGTCAGTTTAATCACGAGAAATTATTTAATGTTTGTTGGCCTTGGGATGCCAGGTATTATTCATATGCTTATGTATAGAATAACGGGTGAAGGGAATAGTACCCTAAAACCTATTGTTTTAGTGAGCTTTCTACTGGTTATTATGAACGCTTGTCTGAATGTTATTTTTATCCATGGTTTTTTAGGGTTTCCTGAAATGGGTGGGATGGGATGCGGACTGGCGACGGCAGTAAGTGGGTATATCGCTTGTATGTTCTTAAAAAAACAGATTACTCAACAGTTACCTTGGGTTGCCAGTGCTGGTCATTCGGTCTCTGGTAATAATGTTTCTGTAGACAAACAAGACAGTAAACGCTTACTCATAGAAGGATTGCCCATTGGTTTTTCTTTTTTACTCGAAGTCATGGCGTTAACCGTGTTGGCTTTTTTAATCTCCACCTACAGTATTCGGCACATTGCTGCGCATCAAATTGTTTTAAACATCACCTTGATTGCGTTTATGATTCCTGTGGCTATTGCGAATGCAACAACGATTCGCATCGCCTACTTTAATGGTATAGCGGATGCGTCAAACGCTGCAAAAGTGGCAATATTCACCCTGTTGGTTACGGTGGTGTATGCAACGATTATGGCCGCCTTATTAGTCGTTTACGATGATAAGATAGTGGGCTATTTTACCAATGACGATGGCGTAAAAGAGATAGCCACCATTCTGATGACATATGGCGCTGCTTTTCAATTTTTTAGTGCCATGCAAATGCTCATCAGTGGTGTTTTACGAGGTTTTGAAGATTTCGTAAAACCCTTATTGGTGATACTTATCAATTATTGGCTATTTATTGTTCCCGTCGTTATCCTCTCTATTAAATTTAATTGGATAATGAGACTGCGCGTTGAAGACATATGGTTATTAATGGTAGTGGGATTGGCGGTGTCGTCATTTGTTCTTGCCATAGTATGCCGAAGAAAGTTTAAACATATACAGCTAGGCAGCTAG
- a CDS encoding thioesterase II family protein: protein MTTYDMYCLPPAGSSSMLYSAWQKLLPSYLNVIPVEYPGHGIKMSTPLCDCPDVLAQEIAENINRDVSKRQHSFALFGHSLGAALLWKVINYLDASTRPFLSLIIVSGRPSYQHTRHMPLKHLLTDEELIEALTHYNGTPKAILDNKNTLSFFLRILRNDFLVNDRLLADNPKKTTVPLLALYGDDDTDIADKTKMDAWSAYSENWLGSYVFAGGHFYFNNREVCKEMLQIVTYAIEYTTTTI, encoded by the coding sequence ATGACGACATATGATATGTATTGTTTACCGCCAGCAGGGAGTAGCTCTATGTTGTATAGCGCTTGGCAAAAACTACTCCCAAGCTATCTTAATGTGATACCAGTAGAATATCCAGGCCATGGTATTAAAATGAGCACGCCATTATGCGATTGTCCAGACGTTCTTGCCCAAGAAATCGCTGAAAATATCAATCGAGACGTTAGCAAAAGACAGCACTCTTTTGCACTTTTTGGGCATAGTTTGGGAGCAGCGTTACTCTGGAAAGTCATTAATTATTTAGATGCGTCTACTCGCCCCTTTCTTAGTCTCATTATCGTCAGTGGTAGACCAAGCTATCAGCATACTCGGCATATGCCACTCAAGCATTTATTAACGGATGAGGAGTTAATTGAGGCATTAACGCATTATAACGGCACACCAAAAGCAATTCTTGACAACAAAAACACCTTATCTTTCTTTTTACGTATTTTGCGTAATGATTTTTTAGTGAACGATAGATTATTAGCAGACAATCCAAAGAAGACCACCGTGCCGCTACTGGCATTATATGGCGATGACGACACGGATATAGCTGACAAGACCAAAATGGATGCTTGGTCAGCTTATAGTGAAAACTGGCTAGGAAGTTACGTTTTTGCAGGCGGTCATTTTTATTTTAACAATCGTGAGGTGTGCAAAGAGATGCTACAAATAGTCACTTATGCCATTGAGTATACAACAACTACCATCTGA
- a CDS encoding siderophore-interacting protein gives MPATPPYTPIADIDAKLDIIEHLNQDHIEEVQAIAAYYYPDLAITNPLIIDIYKEGMLISAQVNNKPQELFVDFKLEGDLEEQVLYLAYTAMAEQGRDLTGNKKHYFEVIGKQKLTPNMTRLTLHSETPLPENYAGYAYGMILKVLNKTPLQQTVADKQQITSLTTSIKEQVNKQVKKRGNQAFLWLLKKVSSDRRQKIVKTINKDIRLYTLRSAWKSKKSDFNNQGYMDVFTHGNSAGSLWIETVNLGDIVFSRTETDDKHAHLQEGQTVLIADETAYPALAGILDFWQNDIPPHIVILSQQPLEQDYFDDNEFPVGATIHRIVSPYNQQGLKTLEILKDIESIDGVWGAFESKACKVVRHYLRNERQLTGKQNHIKGYWKATTD, from the coding sequence ATGCCAGCAACCCCCCCCTATACGCCGATAGCAGATATAGATGCCAAGTTAGACATCATCGAGCATCTTAATCAAGACCATATCGAAGAAGTACAAGCGATTGCAGCGTATTATTACCCCGATTTAGCAATTACAAATCCCCTTATTATAGATATTTATAAAGAAGGGATGCTGATATCAGCACAGGTAAATAATAAACCCCAAGAGTTGTTTGTCGATTTTAAACTTGAAGGTGATTTAGAAGAACAGGTGCTTTATTTGGCATATACTGCGATGGCGGAGCAAGGTCGCGATTTAACAGGTAATAAAAAGCATTACTTTGAGGTGATTGGTAAACAAAAATTAACGCCAAACATGACGCGGTTGACGCTACATAGTGAGACGCCGCTACCAGAAAATTATGCCGGCTATGCTTATGGAATGATACTAAAAGTACTGAATAAAACACCCCTTCAGCAGACAGTAGCAGACAAGCAGCAAATCACCTCGCTAACCACCTCCATAAAAGAACAGGTTAATAAACAAGTAAAAAAACGAGGCAATCAAGCATTCTTATGGCTGCTTAAAAAAGTATCTAGTGATAGAAGGCAAAAGATTGTAAAAACCATCAATAAAGATATTCGTCTGTACACACTACGCTCGGCTTGGAAGAGTAAAAAATCTGATTTTAATAATCAAGGTTATATGGATGTGTTCACGCATGGAAATAGTGCAGGTAGCTTATGGATTGAAACAGTAAATTTGGGCGATATTGTTTTTAGTCGTACAGAAACCGATGACAAGCACGCGCATTTACAGGAGGGGCAAACGGTGTTAATTGCTGATGAAACGGCTTATCCTGCTTTGGCGGGTATTCTGGACTTTTGGCAAAACGATATACCGCCTCATATTGTTATCTTAAGTCAACAACCGTTAGAACAAGATTACTTTGACGATAATGAATTTCCGGTAGGAGCGACTATTCATCGTATTGTCAGCCCATATAATCAACAAGGGTTAAAAACCCTTGAGATATTAAAAGATATTGAGTCTATAGACGGGGTATGGGGCGCGTTTGAAAGCAAGGCGTGTAAAGTCGTGCGTCATTATTTACGTAATGAGCGCCAGTTAACTGGCAAGCAGAACCATATTAAAGGATATTGGAAAGCCACTACTGATTGA